From the genome of Apodemus sylvaticus chromosome 3, mApoSyl1.1, whole genome shotgun sequence, one region includes:
- the C3H1orf159 gene encoding uncharacterized protein C1orf159 homolog isoform X3, which yields MRRSPCQLTSMALQCLMLLAGLLMGGMSKSTENKAQQPECCMDVVDFNATCLGTGLCGPGCYRHWNADGSASCVRCWNGTLPTYNGSECRILTGRGMQFPMNRSTGTPGQPHFGGPHVAASLFLGTLFISTGLILSVAGFFYLKRSSKLPEVFYRRDRGTEQAQGLHCVRIPLCSHSSTQSAFGWYCS from the exons ATGAGGCG ATCTCCTTGTCAGCTCACCAGCATGGCACTGCAGTGTCTCATGCTTCTAGCTGGCCTTCTGATGGGTGGCATGAGCAAGTCCACAGAAAACAAG GCCCAGCAACCTGAGTGTTGTATGGATGTGGTAGACTTCAATGCTACCTGTCTAGGTACAGGTCTATGTGGCCCAG GTTGCTACAGGCACTGGAATGCAGATGGGAGTGCTAGCTGTGTCCGGTGCTGGAATGGGACCCTCCCGACATATAATGGCTCTGAGTGCAGAATTC TCACTGGCCGGGGCATGCAGTTTCCCATGAACAGAAGCACAGGGACACCTGGACAGCCACATTTTG GGGGTCCTCACGTGGCAGCTTCCCTCTTCCTGGGGACACTCTTCATCAGCACAGGCCTCATCCTCTCTGTGGCTGGGTTCTTCTACCTCAAGCGCTCCAGTAAGCTTCCTGAAGTTTTCTACAGGAGAGACAGAG GTACAGAGCAGGCACAGGGACTCCACTGTGTCCGGATACCACTGTGCTCACACTCATCAACACAGAGTGCCTTTGGATGGTATTGCAGCTGA
- the C3H1orf159 gene encoding uncharacterized protein C1orf159 homolog isoform X1: MRRSPCQLTSMALQCLMLLAGLLMGGMSKSTENKAQQPECCMDVVDFNATCLGTGLCGPGCYRHWNADGSASCVRCWNGTLPTYNGSECRILTGRGMQFPMNRSTGTPGQPHFGGPHVAASLFLGTLFISTGLILSVAGFFYLKRSSKLPEVFYRRDRAPVLQPGETAAMVPLPQSSVRKPRYIRREQHPDKNRDPSAFSTVEAHISNV, translated from the exons ATGAGGCG ATCTCCTTGTCAGCTCACCAGCATGGCACTGCAGTGTCTCATGCTTCTAGCTGGCCTTCTGATGGGTGGCATGAGCAAGTCCACAGAAAACAAG GCCCAGCAACCTGAGTGTTGTATGGATGTGGTAGACTTCAATGCTACCTGTCTAGGTACAGGTCTATGTGGCCCAG GTTGCTACAGGCACTGGAATGCAGATGGGAGTGCTAGCTGTGTCCGGTGCTGGAATGGGACCCTCCCGACATATAATGGCTCTGAGTGCAGAATTC TCACTGGCCGGGGCATGCAGTTTCCCATGAACAGAAGCACAGGGACACCTGGACAGCCACATTTTG GGGGTCCTCACGTGGCAGCTTCCCTCTTCCTGGGGACACTCTTCATCAGCACAGGCCTCATCCTCTCTGTGGCTGGGTTCTTCTACCTCAAGCGCTCCAGTAAGCTTCCTGAAGTTTTCTACAGGAGAGACAGAG CCCCTGTCCTGCAGCCTGGTGAAACA GCTGCAATGGTCCCCCTGCCACAGTCTTCAG TGAGGAAGCCAAGATACATCAGGCGTGAGCAGCACCCAGACAAGAATAGGGATCCTTCTGCCTTCTCCACAGTGGAGGCCCACATCAGCAACGTCTGA
- the C3H1orf159 gene encoding uncharacterized protein C1orf159 homolog isoform X2 translates to MALQCLMLLAGLLMGGMSKSTENKAQQPECCMDVVDFNATCLGTGLCGPGCYRHWNADGSASCVRCWNGTLPTYNGSECRILTGRGMQFPMNRSTGTPGQPHFGGPHVAASLFLGTLFISTGLILSVAGFFYLKRSSKLPEVFYRRDRAPVLQPGETAAMVPLPQSSVRKPRYIRREQHPDKNRDPSAFSTVEAHISNV, encoded by the exons ATGGCACTGCAGTGTCTCATGCTTCTAGCTGGCCTTCTGATGGGTGGCATGAGCAAGTCCACAGAAAACAAG GCCCAGCAACCTGAGTGTTGTATGGATGTGGTAGACTTCAATGCTACCTGTCTAGGTACAGGTCTATGTGGCCCAG GTTGCTACAGGCACTGGAATGCAGATGGGAGTGCTAGCTGTGTCCGGTGCTGGAATGGGACCCTCCCGACATATAATGGCTCTGAGTGCAGAATTC TCACTGGCCGGGGCATGCAGTTTCCCATGAACAGAAGCACAGGGACACCTGGACAGCCACATTTTG GGGGTCCTCACGTGGCAGCTTCCCTCTTCCTGGGGACACTCTTCATCAGCACAGGCCTCATCCTCTCTGTGGCTGGGTTCTTCTACCTCAAGCGCTCCAGTAAGCTTCCTGAAGTTTTCTACAGGAGAGACAGAG CCCCTGTCCTGCAGCCTGGTGAAACA GCTGCAATGGTCCCCCTGCCACAGTCTTCAG TGAGGAAGCCAAGATACATCAGGCGTGAGCAGCACCCAGACAAGAATAGGGATCCTTCTGCCTTCTCCACAGTGGAGGCCCACATCAGCAACGTCTGA